The Gadus macrocephalus chromosome 20, ASM3116895v1 genome includes a region encoding these proteins:
- the senp7 gene encoding sentrin-specific protease 7 isoform X1 — MMEHRKALTISLTVDKDTSMGNPLKLPKSRSSPERGKLLGRINGTNVVEYKVRYPDTQHKKGTTLFEHNQRIIVRLGLASKSPCLILRDVLRTEAGRAFLGRRRCSQLTANGTQTSPETNGQTPPPSGRRGSRSEEVQKGKRRALAPQSPPSNVKTPVGASPRVPDRHITPRRPQEKASQRREATGVREPPIRPDGRYPEGRALVTAWAPHCVPGGGPYVTPWTGSRRGLPAGRGRWTDPGSNGRQILLKRRSHAPGGHRNGAPAAASDLRRSVFRHPGDGKADGEPQNKRPFLVRGRSHPSQSESPARGPVRITLDRRALSGRECVRPSVSPSGAGKSTASPGLNKDDSGASDPIVLSSDESEAGEPDPRCSPVSQLKVCVGATGSLKKAPKKTAVAQEEDTNTKVVEDNFPDDELKAFIVSSISSQDYSCTTLSFYALHSGCYKGLSNGNIMIQGRRLLIPLKDSSSKLPVLFAVEFKELRSYSLWEQSELQARGLRYQSEHLEPPMFLLLLVSYPQAVATQTLLLKMSGQQRTDSLGQVSPFLLLSLRTRMEGVESAVLRSALDLASLSNLSELHADRPLDILSELDDIRSPEMSLDDSLEFIRRIGLDPQLLSLLGAKDSPELAPEPPASPPEPAGLFDLHIQVCDPDTGLPSEPSTVIDGEATPALESSAPSGETACPAERTPAPVPEPAEREYTLCHRRAGESYTVTRATPDASWTKFKHQGLARRLIQFPPPPLKGGITVTMEDLQCLDSGQYLNDVIIDFYLKFLLDQAPAAVVERSHVFSSFFYKQLTRRDNASEDGTGATVSQSLRRHQRVKTWTRHVDIFQKDFLFVPVNQEAHWYLVVICFPGLEEPSSARRTEAGWEPTPGDSGPSSPPAQEAASAPPASDGPILVEPSSPLTVKADGPTEKVGEEATENSQPGPPNCTEATCQRDTVCKRPCILIMDSLKLSLHERIFKLMREYLQAEWEVRRGSTRDFSAEQMKGAHCRVPLQDNCSDCGLYLLQYVESFLKDPVLHFDLPLRLERWFPRQQVRRKRDEIRDLVLSLYRRQRQQQPQQPQLGPAGAT, encoded by the exons ATGATGGAGCACAGAAAAGCCTTAACTATATCTCTGACGGTTGACAAGGACACCTCG ATGGGGAATCCGCTCAAGCTCCCCAAGTCACGGAGCTCTCCAGAGCGTGGGAAGTTATTGGGCCGT ATAAATGGTACCAACGTCGTGGAATACAAGGTCAGATACCCTGACACTCAACACAAAAAGGGGACCACGCTGTTTGAACACAACCAGAGGATTATTGTCCGATTGGGATTAGCCAG CAAGAGCCCCTGCCTGATCCTCAGAGACGTGCTGCGGACGGAGGCGGGCCGGGCCTTCCTGGGAAGGCGGAGGTGCAGCCAGCTCACGGCGAACGGCACGCAGACGTCGCCGGAGACCAACGGCCAGACACCGCCCCCCTCGGGTCGCAGGGGGTCGAGGTCGGAGGAGGTGCagaaggggaagaggagagccCTCGCCCCTCAGTCCCCGCCCTCCAATGTGAAGACGCCGGTCGGTGCCTCTCCAAGGGTCCCCGACCGCCACATCACCCCCAG GAGGCCACAGGAGAAGGCCAGCCAGAGGAGAGAGGCAACAGGAGTCAGGGAGCCCCCGATAAGACCAGACGGCAGATATCCAGAAGGAAGAG CCCTTGTAACCGCGTGGGCCCCCCACTGCGTCCCCGGCGGGG GGCCGTACGTCACCCCCTGGACCGGCAGTCGGCGAGGCCTTCCTGCCGGCAGGGGCAGATGGACGGACCCGGGATCGAACGGGCGACAGATCCTA ctgaagaggcggagccacgCGCCGGGCGGGCACCGCAACGGAGCGCCCGCGGCCGCCAGCGACCTCCGACGGAGCGTTTTCCGGCACCCCGGCGATGGAAAGGCAGACGGAGAACCCCAAAACAAACGGCCGTTCCTCGTCCGGGGCAGAAGCcatcccagccaatcagagagcccggcccgcgggccggtgCGAATCACCCTGGACAGACGGGCGTTGTCTGGGAGAGAGTGCGTGAGGCCGAGCGTTTCTCCATCGGGGGCCGGGAAGTCGACCGCATCCCCTGGACTGAACAAGGACGACAGCGGCGCCTCTGATCCCA TTGTGCTGTCCAGCGATGAGAGCGAGGCAGGCGAGCCGGACCCCCGCTGTAGTCCTGTCAGCCAGCTCAAGGTTTGTGTGGGAGCGACGGGGTCTCTGAAAAAGGCTCCAAAGAAAACGGCGGTCGCTCAGGAAGAAGACACCAACACAaag gtggtggaggaCAATTTCCCAGATGATGAATTGAAGGCTTTTATAGTGTCCAGTATTTCCAGTCAGGATTACTCGTGCACGACCCTGTCCTTCTATGCCCTGCACTCTGGATGCTACAAGGGGCTTTCAAACGGGAACATCATG ATTCAGGGCAGACGACTCCTCATACCGTTAAAAG ACTCCAGTAGCAAGCTGCCGGTGCTATTTGCGGTGGAGTTTAAGGAGCTGCGGAGCTACAGCTTGTGGGAGCAGAGCGAGTTGCAGGCCCGCGGGCTGCGGTACCAGAGTGAGCACCTCGAGCCCCCCatgttcctcctgctcctggtcTCCTACCCCCAGGCCGTCGCCACACAGACGCTTCTCCTCAAGATGTCGGGCCAACAGCGCACGGACAGCCTGG GTCAGGTGAGCCCCTTCCTGCTGCTGAGCCTGCGGACCAGGATGGAGGGCGTGGAGTCGGCCGTGCTGCGCTCGGCCCTGGACCTGGCCTCCCTGAGCAACCTGTCCGAGCTGCACGCCGACCGGCCCCTGGACATCCTGAGCGAGCTGGACGACATCCGTTCGCCGGAGATGTCTCTGGACGACTCCCTGGAGTTCATCCGGAGGATCGGGCTGGACCCCCAGCTGCTGAGCTTGCTGGGGGCCAAGGACAGTCCGGAGCTCGCGCCGGAGCCCCCCGCGTCGCCCCCGGAGCCGGCGGGACTGTTTGACCTGCACATCCAGGTGTGCGACCCCGACACCGGCCTGCCGTCGGAGCCCAGCACCGTGATAGACGGCGAGGCGACCCCGGCGCTAGAGAGCTCCGCGCCGAGCGGCGAGACGGCGTGCCCCGCCGAG CGGACCCCCGCTCCCGTACCCGAGCCGGCCGAGCGAGAGTACACCCTGTGTCACCGCCGAGCCGGGGAGTCCTACACGGTGACCCGGGCCACGCCAGATGCCAGCTGGACCAAGTTCAAGCACCAGGGGCTGGCACGCAG GCTCATCCAGTTCCCTCCGCCGCCATTGAAAGGAGGCATCACTGTGACGATGGAGGATCTTCAGTGCCTTGACAGCGGACAGTACCTCAACGACGTCATCATCGACTTCTACCTCAA GTTCCTCCTGGACCAGGCCcccgcggcggtggtggagcGCTCGCACGTCTTCAGCAGCTTCTTCTACAAGCAGCTGACGCGGCGCGACAACGCCAGCGAGGACGGCACTGGCGCCACCGTCAGCCAGAGCCTGCGGCGCCACCAGCGGGTCAAGACATGGACGCGCCACGTGGACATCTTCCAGAAGGACTTCCTGTTTGTGCCCGTCAATCAGGa GGCTCACTGGTACCTGGTGGTCATCTGCTTCCCTGGTCTGGAGGAGCCGTCGTCTGCGCGCCGGACCGAGGCCGGCTGGGAGCCCACGCCGGGGGACAGCGGGCCCTCCAGCCCCCCGGCTCAGGAGGCGGCCTCGGCCCCGCCGGCGTCGGATGGCCCCATCCTGGTAGAGCCTTCGTCGCCGCTCACCGTAAAAGCAGATGGGCCGACGG AAAAAGTTGGAGAGGAGGCCACAGAAAACAGCCAACCCGGTCCCCCG AATTGCACAGAGGCGACCTGTCAGAGGGACACTGTGTGCAAAAG GCCCTGCATCCTCATCATGGACTCCCTCAAGCTCTCCCTCCACGAGCGCATCTTCAAACTCATGAGGGA GTACCTGCAGGCGGAGTGGGAGGTCCGGCGGGGCTCGACGAGGGACTTCAGCGCTGAGCAGATGAAGGGGGCCCACTGCCGCGTCCCCCTGCAGGACAACTGCAGCGACTGCGGCCTCTACCTCCTGCAGTACGTGGAGAGCTTTCTGAAG GACCCTGTGCTGCACTTTGACCTCCCGCTGCGCCTGGAGCGCTGGTTTCCACGGCAGCAGGTCCGCCGGAAACGAGACGAGATCCGGGACCTGGTGCTGTCTCTCTAccggcggcagcggcagcagcagccgcagcagccgcaGCTGGGCCCTGCGGGGGCCACATAG
- the senp7 gene encoding sentrin-specific protease 7 isoform X2: protein MMEHRKALTISLTVDKDTSINGTNVVEYKVRYPDTQHKKGTTLFEHNQRIIVRLGLASKSPCLILRDVLRTEAGRAFLGRRRCSQLTANGTQTSPETNGQTPPPSGRRGSRSEEVQKGKRRALAPQSPPSNVKTPVGASPRVPDRHITPRRPQEKASQRREATGVREPPIRPDGRYPEGRALVTAWAPHCVPGGGPYVTPWTGSRRGLPAGRGRWTDPGSNGRQILLKRRSHAPGGHRNGAPAAASDLRRSVFRHPGDGKADGEPQNKRPFLVRGRSHPSQSESPARGPVRITLDRRALSGRECVRPSVSPSGAGKSTASPGLNKDDSGASDPIVLSSDESEAGEPDPRCSPVSQLKVCVGATGSLKKAPKKTAVAQEEDTNTKVVEDNFPDDELKAFIVSSISSQDYSCTTLSFYALHSGCYKGLSNGNIMIQGRRLLIPLKDSSSKLPVLFAVEFKELRSYSLWEQSELQARGLRYQSEHLEPPMFLLLLVSYPQAVATQTLLLKMSGQQRTDSLGQVSPFLLLSLRTRMEGVESAVLRSALDLASLSNLSELHADRPLDILSELDDIRSPEMSLDDSLEFIRRIGLDPQLLSLLGAKDSPELAPEPPASPPEPAGLFDLHIQVCDPDTGLPSEPSTVIDGEATPALESSAPSGETACPAERTPAPVPEPAEREYTLCHRRAGESYTVTRATPDASWTKFKHQGLARRLIQFPPPPLKGGITVTMEDLQCLDSGQYLNDVIIDFYLKFLLDQAPAAVVERSHVFSSFFYKQLTRRDNASEDGTGATVSQSLRRHQRVKTWTRHVDIFQKDFLFVPVNQEAHWYLVVICFPGLEEPSSARRTEAGWEPTPGDSGPSSPPAQEAASAPPASDGPILVEPSSPLTVKADGPTEKVGEEATENSQPGPPNCTEATCQRDTVCKRPCILIMDSLKLSLHERIFKLMREYLQAEWEVRRGSTRDFSAEQMKGAHCRVPLQDNCSDCGLYLLQYVESFLKDPVLHFDLPLRLERWFPRQQVRRKRDEIRDLVLSLYRRQRQQQPQQPQLGPAGAT, encoded by the exons ATGATGGAGCACAGAAAAGCCTTAACTATATCTCTGACGGTTGACAAGGACACCTCG ATAAATGGTACCAACGTCGTGGAATACAAGGTCAGATACCCTGACACTCAACACAAAAAGGGGACCACGCTGTTTGAACACAACCAGAGGATTATTGTCCGATTGGGATTAGCCAG CAAGAGCCCCTGCCTGATCCTCAGAGACGTGCTGCGGACGGAGGCGGGCCGGGCCTTCCTGGGAAGGCGGAGGTGCAGCCAGCTCACGGCGAACGGCACGCAGACGTCGCCGGAGACCAACGGCCAGACACCGCCCCCCTCGGGTCGCAGGGGGTCGAGGTCGGAGGAGGTGCagaaggggaagaggagagccCTCGCCCCTCAGTCCCCGCCCTCCAATGTGAAGACGCCGGTCGGTGCCTCTCCAAGGGTCCCCGACCGCCACATCACCCCCAG GAGGCCACAGGAGAAGGCCAGCCAGAGGAGAGAGGCAACAGGAGTCAGGGAGCCCCCGATAAGACCAGACGGCAGATATCCAGAAGGAAGAG CCCTTGTAACCGCGTGGGCCCCCCACTGCGTCCCCGGCGGGG GGCCGTACGTCACCCCCTGGACCGGCAGTCGGCGAGGCCTTCCTGCCGGCAGGGGCAGATGGACGGACCCGGGATCGAACGGGCGACAGATCCTA ctgaagaggcggagccacgCGCCGGGCGGGCACCGCAACGGAGCGCCCGCGGCCGCCAGCGACCTCCGACGGAGCGTTTTCCGGCACCCCGGCGATGGAAAGGCAGACGGAGAACCCCAAAACAAACGGCCGTTCCTCGTCCGGGGCAGAAGCcatcccagccaatcagagagcccggcccgcgggccggtgCGAATCACCCTGGACAGACGGGCGTTGTCTGGGAGAGAGTGCGTGAGGCCGAGCGTTTCTCCATCGGGGGCCGGGAAGTCGACCGCATCCCCTGGACTGAACAAGGACGACAGCGGCGCCTCTGATCCCA TTGTGCTGTCCAGCGATGAGAGCGAGGCAGGCGAGCCGGACCCCCGCTGTAGTCCTGTCAGCCAGCTCAAGGTTTGTGTGGGAGCGACGGGGTCTCTGAAAAAGGCTCCAAAGAAAACGGCGGTCGCTCAGGAAGAAGACACCAACACAaag gtggtggaggaCAATTTCCCAGATGATGAATTGAAGGCTTTTATAGTGTCCAGTATTTCCAGTCAGGATTACTCGTGCACGACCCTGTCCTTCTATGCCCTGCACTCTGGATGCTACAAGGGGCTTTCAAACGGGAACATCATG ATTCAGGGCAGACGACTCCTCATACCGTTAAAAG ACTCCAGTAGCAAGCTGCCGGTGCTATTTGCGGTGGAGTTTAAGGAGCTGCGGAGCTACAGCTTGTGGGAGCAGAGCGAGTTGCAGGCCCGCGGGCTGCGGTACCAGAGTGAGCACCTCGAGCCCCCCatgttcctcctgctcctggtcTCCTACCCCCAGGCCGTCGCCACACAGACGCTTCTCCTCAAGATGTCGGGCCAACAGCGCACGGACAGCCTGG GTCAGGTGAGCCCCTTCCTGCTGCTGAGCCTGCGGACCAGGATGGAGGGCGTGGAGTCGGCCGTGCTGCGCTCGGCCCTGGACCTGGCCTCCCTGAGCAACCTGTCCGAGCTGCACGCCGACCGGCCCCTGGACATCCTGAGCGAGCTGGACGACATCCGTTCGCCGGAGATGTCTCTGGACGACTCCCTGGAGTTCATCCGGAGGATCGGGCTGGACCCCCAGCTGCTGAGCTTGCTGGGGGCCAAGGACAGTCCGGAGCTCGCGCCGGAGCCCCCCGCGTCGCCCCCGGAGCCGGCGGGACTGTTTGACCTGCACATCCAGGTGTGCGACCCCGACACCGGCCTGCCGTCGGAGCCCAGCACCGTGATAGACGGCGAGGCGACCCCGGCGCTAGAGAGCTCCGCGCCGAGCGGCGAGACGGCGTGCCCCGCCGAG CGGACCCCCGCTCCCGTACCCGAGCCGGCCGAGCGAGAGTACACCCTGTGTCACCGCCGAGCCGGGGAGTCCTACACGGTGACCCGGGCCACGCCAGATGCCAGCTGGACCAAGTTCAAGCACCAGGGGCTGGCACGCAG GCTCATCCAGTTCCCTCCGCCGCCATTGAAAGGAGGCATCACTGTGACGATGGAGGATCTTCAGTGCCTTGACAGCGGACAGTACCTCAACGACGTCATCATCGACTTCTACCTCAA GTTCCTCCTGGACCAGGCCcccgcggcggtggtggagcGCTCGCACGTCTTCAGCAGCTTCTTCTACAAGCAGCTGACGCGGCGCGACAACGCCAGCGAGGACGGCACTGGCGCCACCGTCAGCCAGAGCCTGCGGCGCCACCAGCGGGTCAAGACATGGACGCGCCACGTGGACATCTTCCAGAAGGACTTCCTGTTTGTGCCCGTCAATCAGGa GGCTCACTGGTACCTGGTGGTCATCTGCTTCCCTGGTCTGGAGGAGCCGTCGTCTGCGCGCCGGACCGAGGCCGGCTGGGAGCCCACGCCGGGGGACAGCGGGCCCTCCAGCCCCCCGGCTCAGGAGGCGGCCTCGGCCCCGCCGGCGTCGGATGGCCCCATCCTGGTAGAGCCTTCGTCGCCGCTCACCGTAAAAGCAGATGGGCCGACGG AAAAAGTTGGAGAGGAGGCCACAGAAAACAGCCAACCCGGTCCCCCG AATTGCACAGAGGCGACCTGTCAGAGGGACACTGTGTGCAAAAG GCCCTGCATCCTCATCATGGACTCCCTCAAGCTCTCCCTCCACGAGCGCATCTTCAAACTCATGAGGGA GTACCTGCAGGCGGAGTGGGAGGTCCGGCGGGGCTCGACGAGGGACTTCAGCGCTGAGCAGATGAAGGGGGCCCACTGCCGCGTCCCCCTGCAGGACAACTGCAGCGACTGCGGCCTCTACCTCCTGCAGTACGTGGAGAGCTTTCTGAAG GACCCTGTGCTGCACTTTGACCTCCCGCTGCGCCTGGAGCGCTGGTTTCCACGGCAGCAGGTCCGCCGGAAACGAGACGAGATCCGGGACCTGGTGCTGTCTCTCTAccggcggcagcggcagcagcagccgcagcagccgcaGCTGGGCCCTGCGGGGGCCACATAG
- the senp7 gene encoding sentrin-specific protease 7 isoform X3 produces MEVLIKSPCLILRDVLRTEAGRAFLGRRRCSQLTANGTQTSPETNGQTPPPSGRRGSRSEEVQKGKRRALAPQSPPSNVKTPVGASPRVPDRHITPRRPQEKASQRREATGVREPPIRPDGRYPEGRALVTAWAPHCVPGGGPYVTPWTGSRRGLPAGRGRWTDPGSNGRQILLKRRSHAPGGHRNGAPAAASDLRRSVFRHPGDGKADGEPQNKRPFLVRGRSHPSQSESPARGPVRITLDRRALSGRECVRPSVSPSGAGKSTASPGLNKDDSGASDPIVLSSDESEAGEPDPRCSPVSQLKVCVGATGSLKKAPKKTAVAQEEDTNTKVVEDNFPDDELKAFIVSSISSQDYSCTTLSFYALHSGCYKGLSNGNIMIQGRRLLIPLKDSSSKLPVLFAVEFKELRSYSLWEQSELQARGLRYQSEHLEPPMFLLLLVSYPQAVATQTLLLKMSGQQRTDSLGQVSPFLLLSLRTRMEGVESAVLRSALDLASLSNLSELHADRPLDILSELDDIRSPEMSLDDSLEFIRRIGLDPQLLSLLGAKDSPELAPEPPASPPEPAGLFDLHIQVCDPDTGLPSEPSTVIDGEATPALESSAPSGETACPAERTPAPVPEPAEREYTLCHRRAGESYTVTRATPDASWTKFKHQGLARRLIQFPPPPLKGGITVTMEDLQCLDSGQYLNDVIIDFYLKFLLDQAPAAVVERSHVFSSFFYKQLTRRDNASEDGTGATVSQSLRRHQRVKTWTRHVDIFQKDFLFVPVNQEAHWYLVVICFPGLEEPSSARRTEAGWEPTPGDSGPSSPPAQEAASAPPASDGPILVEPSSPLTVKADGPTEKVGEEATENSQPGPPNCTEATCQRDTVCKRPCILIMDSLKLSLHERIFKLMREYLQAEWEVRRGSTRDFSAEQMKGAHCRVPLQDNCSDCGLYLLQYVESFLKDPVLHFDLPLRLERWFPRQQVRRKRDEIRDLVLSLYRRQRQQQPQQPQLGPAGAT; encoded by the exons ATGGAGGTTTTAAT CAAGAGCCCCTGCCTGATCCTCAGAGACGTGCTGCGGACGGAGGCGGGCCGGGCCTTCCTGGGAAGGCGGAGGTGCAGCCAGCTCACGGCGAACGGCACGCAGACGTCGCCGGAGACCAACGGCCAGACACCGCCCCCCTCGGGTCGCAGGGGGTCGAGGTCGGAGGAGGTGCagaaggggaagaggagagccCTCGCCCCTCAGTCCCCGCCCTCCAATGTGAAGACGCCGGTCGGTGCCTCTCCAAGGGTCCCCGACCGCCACATCACCCCCAG GAGGCCACAGGAGAAGGCCAGCCAGAGGAGAGAGGCAACAGGAGTCAGGGAGCCCCCGATAAGACCAGACGGCAGATATCCAGAAGGAAGAG CCCTTGTAACCGCGTGGGCCCCCCACTGCGTCCCCGGCGGGG GGCCGTACGTCACCCCCTGGACCGGCAGTCGGCGAGGCCTTCCTGCCGGCAGGGGCAGATGGACGGACCCGGGATCGAACGGGCGACAGATCCTA ctgaagaggcggagccacgCGCCGGGCGGGCACCGCAACGGAGCGCCCGCGGCCGCCAGCGACCTCCGACGGAGCGTTTTCCGGCACCCCGGCGATGGAAAGGCAGACGGAGAACCCCAAAACAAACGGCCGTTCCTCGTCCGGGGCAGAAGCcatcccagccaatcagagagcccggcccgcgggccggtgCGAATCACCCTGGACAGACGGGCGTTGTCTGGGAGAGAGTGCGTGAGGCCGAGCGTTTCTCCATCGGGGGCCGGGAAGTCGACCGCATCCCCTGGACTGAACAAGGACGACAGCGGCGCCTCTGATCCCA TTGTGCTGTCCAGCGATGAGAGCGAGGCAGGCGAGCCGGACCCCCGCTGTAGTCCTGTCAGCCAGCTCAAGGTTTGTGTGGGAGCGACGGGGTCTCTGAAAAAGGCTCCAAAGAAAACGGCGGTCGCTCAGGAAGAAGACACCAACACAaag gtggtggaggaCAATTTCCCAGATGATGAATTGAAGGCTTTTATAGTGTCCAGTATTTCCAGTCAGGATTACTCGTGCACGACCCTGTCCTTCTATGCCCTGCACTCTGGATGCTACAAGGGGCTTTCAAACGGGAACATCATG ATTCAGGGCAGACGACTCCTCATACCGTTAAAAG ACTCCAGTAGCAAGCTGCCGGTGCTATTTGCGGTGGAGTTTAAGGAGCTGCGGAGCTACAGCTTGTGGGAGCAGAGCGAGTTGCAGGCCCGCGGGCTGCGGTACCAGAGTGAGCACCTCGAGCCCCCCatgttcctcctgctcctggtcTCCTACCCCCAGGCCGTCGCCACACAGACGCTTCTCCTCAAGATGTCGGGCCAACAGCGCACGGACAGCCTGG GTCAGGTGAGCCCCTTCCTGCTGCTGAGCCTGCGGACCAGGATGGAGGGCGTGGAGTCGGCCGTGCTGCGCTCGGCCCTGGACCTGGCCTCCCTGAGCAACCTGTCCGAGCTGCACGCCGACCGGCCCCTGGACATCCTGAGCGAGCTGGACGACATCCGTTCGCCGGAGATGTCTCTGGACGACTCCCTGGAGTTCATCCGGAGGATCGGGCTGGACCCCCAGCTGCTGAGCTTGCTGGGGGCCAAGGACAGTCCGGAGCTCGCGCCGGAGCCCCCCGCGTCGCCCCCGGAGCCGGCGGGACTGTTTGACCTGCACATCCAGGTGTGCGACCCCGACACCGGCCTGCCGTCGGAGCCCAGCACCGTGATAGACGGCGAGGCGACCCCGGCGCTAGAGAGCTCCGCGCCGAGCGGCGAGACGGCGTGCCCCGCCGAG CGGACCCCCGCTCCCGTACCCGAGCCGGCCGAGCGAGAGTACACCCTGTGTCACCGCCGAGCCGGGGAGTCCTACACGGTGACCCGGGCCACGCCAGATGCCAGCTGGACCAAGTTCAAGCACCAGGGGCTGGCACGCAG GCTCATCCAGTTCCCTCCGCCGCCATTGAAAGGAGGCATCACTGTGACGATGGAGGATCTTCAGTGCCTTGACAGCGGACAGTACCTCAACGACGTCATCATCGACTTCTACCTCAA GTTCCTCCTGGACCAGGCCcccgcggcggtggtggagcGCTCGCACGTCTTCAGCAGCTTCTTCTACAAGCAGCTGACGCGGCGCGACAACGCCAGCGAGGACGGCACTGGCGCCACCGTCAGCCAGAGCCTGCGGCGCCACCAGCGGGTCAAGACATGGACGCGCCACGTGGACATCTTCCAGAAGGACTTCCTGTTTGTGCCCGTCAATCAGGa GGCTCACTGGTACCTGGTGGTCATCTGCTTCCCTGGTCTGGAGGAGCCGTCGTCTGCGCGCCGGACCGAGGCCGGCTGGGAGCCCACGCCGGGGGACAGCGGGCCCTCCAGCCCCCCGGCTCAGGAGGCGGCCTCGGCCCCGCCGGCGTCGGATGGCCCCATCCTGGTAGAGCCTTCGTCGCCGCTCACCGTAAAAGCAGATGGGCCGACGG AAAAAGTTGGAGAGGAGGCCACAGAAAACAGCCAACCCGGTCCCCCG AATTGCACAGAGGCGACCTGTCAGAGGGACACTGTGTGCAAAAG GCCCTGCATCCTCATCATGGACTCCCTCAAGCTCTCCCTCCACGAGCGCATCTTCAAACTCATGAGGGA GTACCTGCAGGCGGAGTGGGAGGTCCGGCGGGGCTCGACGAGGGACTTCAGCGCTGAGCAGATGAAGGGGGCCCACTGCCGCGTCCCCCTGCAGGACAACTGCAGCGACTGCGGCCTCTACCTCCTGCAGTACGTGGAGAGCTTTCTGAAG GACCCTGTGCTGCACTTTGACCTCCCGCTGCGCCTGGAGCGCTGGTTTCCACGGCAGCAGGTCCGCCGGAAACGAGACGAGATCCGGGACCTGGTGCTGTCTCTCTAccggcggcagcggcagcagcagccgcagcagccgcaGCTGGGCCCTGCGGGGGCCACATAG